From Saprospiraceae bacterium, one genomic window encodes:
- the phoU gene encoding phosphate signaling complex protein PhoU, producing the protein MTHLDSEINELKLELSQMWELVNSQLEKTQQSLSKFDRDLALEVQENEKRVNAYELHIDKACEDFLALYQPLATDLRFILSTLKINTNLERIADIASGISEFISDVDTGFEPKILDQMSALKMLSISVEMVRDLKEAYQYENTSLARTIFNRDKLLDAINEKASTLAIECLDHFPDQKRHTLHVLSMIRKIERIGDQCKNIAEEIIFYLDAKVVKHKKKLNESDKE; encoded by the coding sequence GGTCAATTCTCAATTGGAAAAAACCCAACAATCTTTGTCAAAGTTTGACAGAGATTTGGCATTGGAGGTGCAGGAGAATGAGAAACGGGTAAACGCTTATGAACTTCATATTGATAAGGCGTGTGAAGATTTCCTGGCTTTGTACCAGCCTCTTGCGACTGATTTGCGTTTTATATTGTCGACCTTGAAAATCAACACAAATCTGGAGAGAATCGCTGACATCGCATCAGGAATTTCTGAATTTATCAGTGATGTGGATACAGGATTCGAACCCAAAATTTTGGATCAGATGTCTGCCCTTAAAATGCTTTCCATCAGTGTTGAGATGGTGCGGGATCTTAAAGAAGCTTATCAATACGAAAATACTTCACTGGCAAGAACCATCTTCAACAGAGACAAACTACTGGATGCCATCAATGAAAAAGCCAGTACCCTGGCCATTGAATGCCTGGATCATTTTCCAGACCAAAAAAGACACACCTTACATGTTTTATCCATGATTCGAAAAATTGAGCGAATCGGCGACCAGTGCAAAAACATTGCGGAAGAGATCATCTTTTACCTGGATGCAAAAGTGGTTAAACATAAGAAAAAACTGAACGAATCTGACAAAGAATGA